One window from the genome of Thermodesulfobacteriota bacterium encodes:
- a CDS encoding aspartate-semialdehyde dehydrogenase, which translates to MADKQYHVAVAGATGVVGQQMLACLEERNFPIASIKMLASARSKGKSITFKGENFIVEELTEKSFEGVQMAFFSAGSGTSLKFSPHAAASGCVVIDNSKAWRMDPEVPLVVPEVNPHDLAGYKKKHIIANPNCSTIQMVVALAPIHRQAKIKRIVVSTYQAVSGTGKAALDELDTQVRAYVKGDAMVNKIYPHRIAFNCLPHIGPFLDNGYTEEEMKMVHETRKIMGDPNIAVSATTIRVPVFFSHSEAVNIETESPISPDEVRALLEKAPGVRVVDDPRKNVYPMPIDAAGQDLTLVGRIRRDESVKNGIDMWVVADNIRKGAATNAIQIGEILGAQYL; encoded by the coding sequence ATGGCGGACAAGCAATACCATGTCGCGGTTGCCGGAGCCACCGGCGTCGTGGGCCAGCAGATGCTGGCCTGCCTGGAAGAGAGGAATTTTCCCATCGCCAGCATCAAAATGCTGGCATCCGCCCGTTCCAAGGGCAAAAGCATCACTTTTAAAGGGGAAAATTTCATTGTCGAGGAACTGACCGAAAAGTCATTCGAAGGGGTGCAGATGGCCTTCTTTTCCGCCGGCAGCGGCACCAGCCTGAAGTTCTCCCCCCACGCCGCCGCCTCCGGATGCGTGGTCATCGACAACTCCAAGGCCTGGCGCATGGATCCGGAAGTCCCGCTGGTGGTGCCGGAAGTCAATCCCCATGACCTGGCCGGATACAAGAAAAAGCACATTATCGCCAATCCCAACTGTTCCACCATCCAGATGGTGGTGGCCCTGGCGCCGATCCATCGCCAGGCGAAGATCAAACGTATCGTGGTGTCCACCTACCAGGCGGTTTCCGGGACCGGTAAGGCGGCTCTGGACGAGCTGGATACCCAGGTGCGGGCCTACGTCAAGGGCGACGCCATGGTCAACAAGATCTATCCGCACCGGATCGCCTTCAACTGTCTGCCCCATATCGGTCCCTTCCTGGACAACGGCTACACCGAGGAAGAGATGAAGATGGTTCATGAAACCCGTAAAATCATGGGCGACCCCAACATCGCCGTTTCCGCCACCACCATCCGGGTGCCGGTGTTCTTCAGCCACTCGGAGGCGGTGAATATCGAAACCGAAAGTCCCATCTCGCCGGATGAAGTCCGGGCCCTTCTTGAAAAAGCCCCGGGCGTGCGGGTGGTGGACGACCCCAGGAAAAATGTTTATCCCATGCCCATCGACGCCGCCGGGCAGGATCTGACCCTGGTCGGCCGCATCCGCCGGGATGAATCGGTCAAGAACGGCATCGACATGTGGGTGGTAGCGGACAACATCCGCAAAGGCGCCGCTACCAACGCCATTCAGATCGGCGAAATCCTGGGGGCCCAATACCTGTAA
- a CDS encoding 3-isopropylmalate dehydrogenase: MTKEYKIAVIPGDGTGPEVVDESLKVLNTVSNKCGFKLGYTHYPLGGEHYKKTGEILNDDTIEKLKTADAILLGAIGHPDVKPGILEKGLLLKLRFTCDQYINLRPVRLYEGVYTPLKDKGPADIDFTVIRENTEGLYAGAGGCLKKGTPDEVAIQESINTRKGVERCIRYAFEYARRRNKRKKLTLCGKTNVLTFAFDLWERTFYEVAREYPDIATDYAHVDATCMWMVKNPEWFDVIVTDNMFGDIITDLGAMIQGGMGVAAGGNINPEGVSMFEPIGGSAPKYTGLGVINPVAAIMAGSLMLDHLGESKAAAMIETAVIKAVRDDMKSVEARKMGMTTSQVGDTIAQYIERA, from the coding sequence ATGACAAAAGAGTATAAGATCGCCGTCATTCCCGGTGACGGCACCGGACCGGAAGTGGTTGACGAAAGCCTTAAGGTACTCAATACCGTTTCGAACAAATGCGGGTTCAAGCTGGGGTACACCCATTATCCTCTGGGCGGGGAGCATTATAAAAAGACGGGGGAAATCCTGAACGACGATACCATTGAAAAGCTGAAAACAGCGGACGCCATCCTCCTGGGCGCCATCGGTCATCCCGACGTCAAACCCGGCATCCTGGAAAAGGGTCTGCTGCTCAAGCTCCGTTTTACCTGCGACCAGTATATCAACCTGCGACCGGTCCGATTGTATGAGGGCGTCTACACCCCCCTCAAGGACAAGGGGCCGGCCGACATCGATTTTACCGTCATCCGGGAAAACACCGAAGGCCTTTACGCCGGCGCCGGCGGCTGTCTGAAAAAAGGCACCCCCGACGAGGTCGCCATCCAGGAGTCCATCAACACCCGCAAGGGCGTGGAGCGTTGCATCCGTTACGCCTTTGAATACGCCCGCCGCCGGAACAAACGCAAAAAGCTGACCCTGTGCGGCAAGACCAACGTGCTGACCTTTGCCTTTGACCTGTGGGAACGCACCTTTTACGAGGTCGCCCGGGAGTATCCCGATATCGCCACCGACTACGCCCACGTGGATGCGACCTGCATGTGGATGGTGAAAAACCCGGAATGGTTCGACGTCATCGTGACCGACAACATGTTCGGTGACATCATCACCGATCTGGGCGCCATGATCCAGGGCGGCATGGGCGTGGCCGCGGGCGGCAACATCAACCCGGAAGGGGTGTCCATGTTCGAACCCATCGGCGGATCGGCCCCGAAATACACCGGTCTGGGCGTCATCAACCCGGTAGCGGCCATAATGGCCGGCAGCCTGATGCTCGACCACCTGGGAGAAAGCAAGGCCGCCGCCATGATCGAAACGGCGGTCATAAAAGCCGTCCGGGATGACATGAAGAGCGTGGAAGCAAGAAAGATGGGCATGACCACCAGCCAGGTCGGTGATACCATCGCACAATACATTGAACGGGCATAA
- the pssA gene encoding CDP-diacylglycerol--serine O-phosphatidyltransferase, whose amino-acid sequence MKIRKRNKEKVKSERERWRKGVYVLPNIFTTLNLFCGFVAIISAMEGSFEKSAHLLIAAMAFDILDGKVARATRTTSRFGVEYDSLADVISFGMAPGLMVYLWLLQPMGKFGWLAAMIFLACGALRLARFNTNAATADSRWFTGLPIPAAAGMLATIILFCHKIGLTINPKDPNFILIYFILAGIYALSFLMVSSIKYASFKKLPTFLTREKNFNLLVIAVLLLVFIVQEPSVALFSLNFLYVVSGPFNSIYRRHAGQSDSDEVAKTPGVKTGDDNHQSTSQI is encoded by the coding sequence ATGAAAATAAGAAAAAGAAACAAAGAAAAAGTGAAGTCGGAAAGAGAACGCTGGCGCAAAGGCGTCTATGTTCTGCCGAATATTTTCACCACCCTCAACCTGTTCTGCGGGTTTGTCGCCATCATTTCGGCCATGGAAGGCTCTTTTGAAAAAAGTGCCCACCTGCTCATCGCCGCCATGGCCTTCGACATCCTGGACGGCAAAGTCGCCCGGGCGACGCGGACGACCAGTCGTTTCGGCGTGGAATACGATTCCCTGGCGGACGTCATATCCTTCGGGATGGCGCCGGGATTGATGGTGTATTTATGGCTGCTGCAGCCCATGGGCAAGTTCGGCTGGCTGGCCGCCATGATCTTTCTGGCCTGCGGCGCCTTGCGGCTGGCCCGGTTCAACACCAACGCCGCCACGGCCGACAGCCGCTGGTTTACCGGGTTGCCCATTCCGGCGGCGGCCGGCATGCTGGCCACCATCATTTTATTCTGCCATAAAATCGGCCTGACCATTAATCCTAAAGATCCGAATTTTATACTGATATATTTTATACTGGCCGGGATTTACGCCCTGTCGTTTTTAATGGTCAGTTCCATCAAGTACGCCAGCTTTAAAAAGCTGCCGACTTTTCTGACCCGGGAAAAAAATTTCAACCTGCTGGTCATCGCCGTGCTGTTGCTGGTCTTTATCGTGCAGGAGCCATCGGTGGCCCTGTTTTCGCTGAATTTTTTATATGTGGTTTCAGGACCGTTCAACTCCATTTACCGGCGCCATGCCGGGCAAAGCGACAGCGACGAAGTGGCCAAAACGCCCGGCGTGAAAACCGGCGACGATAATCACCAGTCGACTTCCCAGATCTGA
- a CDS encoding phosphatidylserine decarboxylase family protein yields the protein MEQYKWADPQKRTAFPVAEAGYPFIFAGGFITAVFALTGLTVPAMISLIFWSFTCWFFRDPDRVIPIGDGLVVSPADGRVIKTDIVPESPLGESTSLKISIFMSVFNVHVNRIPCDGAITGVSYFPGKFFSANLDKASEDNEHNQIFMQTDTGQSVCFVQIAGLVARRIICHLTGNETVARGQRFGMICFGSRLDVYLPADTRLRVKIGDKVKAGTSVLGSFQ from the coding sequence ATGGAACAGTATAAGTGGGCTGACCCGCAAAAGAGAACTGCTTTCCCCGTGGCGGAAGCGGGGTACCCGTTCATTTTCGCGGGTGGATTCATTACAGCCGTCTTCGCCCTGACGGGTCTCACCGTTCCGGCCATGATTTCCCTTATTTTCTGGTCCTTTACCTGCTGGTTTTTTCGGGATCCGGACCGGGTGATACCGATCGGAGACGGTCTGGTGGTGTCACCGGCCGATGGCAGGGTCATCAAAACGGACATCGTCCCGGAAAGCCCCCTGGGCGAGAGCACCAGCCTTAAAATCAGTATTTTCATGTCCGTATTCAACGTCCATGTTAACCGTATTCCCTGTGACGGCGCCATCACCGGTGTCTCGTATTTTCCGGGGAAGTTTTTCTCCGCCAACCTGGACAAGGCGTCGGAAGATAATGAACACAACCAGATTTTCATGCAAACGGACACCGGTCAGTCCGTTTGCTTTGTGCAGATCGCCGGCCTGGTGGCCAGGCGGATCATCTGCCACCTGACCGGCAATGAAACAGTTGCCCGGGGGCAACGGTTCGGTATGATTTGCTTCGGATCGCGGCTGGACGTCTATCTCCCGGCGGATACGCGGTTACGCGTCAAAATCGGGGATAAAGTCAAAGCCGGGACATCCGTGCTGGGATCTTTCCAATGA
- a CDS encoding PilZ domain-containing protein: protein MNDEQNKRRGTRVVFNVNAELSFGDQTQTGEVRNLSLKGMLVDIKTDIPAETELDIKIYLSGTSSSLTLSMKGRVVRCDENGLAVLFKEIDVESFIHLRSVVGYNEGNEDKIMREFYDLIEEQAETRSTHPSRR from the coding sequence TTTCAACGTAAACGCCGAATTGTCCTTTGGTGATCAGACCCAGACCGGTGAGGTTCGCAACCTCAGCTTGAAAGGCATGCTGGTCGACATCAAGACGGACATTCCCGCGGAAACCGAGCTTGACATCAAAATCTATCTCTCCGGCACCTCCTCCAGCCTGACTTTGAGCATGAAGGGCCGGGTGGTGCGTTGTGACGAAAACGGTCTGGCCGTCCTCTTCAAGGAGATCGACGTGGAGTCCTTCATCCATCTGCGCAGCGTGGTCGGATACAACGAAGGCAATGAAGACAAAATCATGAGGGAATTCTACGATCTGATCGAGGAGCAGGCCGAAACCCGTTCGACGCACCCGAGCCGCCGGTAG